One Geitlerinema sp. PCC 9228 genomic window, AAAGTGATAGTTCAGTAGATGTGTAGCGCTACGAGCAAGTCGAGTCCTCTGTTGATTTTGAAAAGGCATTGGGGATTGACCACGGCTTAAAGAACTGGCTGACCTGTGTGGATACTGAGGGCAATAGCTTCATCATTGATGGACGGC contains:
- a CDS encoding transposase — protein: MGIDHGLKNWLTCVDTEGNSFIIDGRQLKSINRWYDN